The Microbacterium sp. LWH7-1.2 genome window below encodes:
- a CDS encoding WYL domain-containing protein has protein sequence MSDTTTRALSLLNLLQTHRHWPGSELADRLGVTERTVRRDVERLRELGYRIESIPGAAGGYRLEAGSAVPPLLLTDEEAVAMAIGLRVAASQRLVSGPETTITALAKLEQVLPAPLRRRVAALAEAVQPAGLNVGAAVSGEVLGELALATRDHERVRFTYTAASGEVTHRRVEPHALAPADRHWYLLCWDLDKDDWRTFRVDRLADVAHTRVLFAPKPLTPEQVEEFIFVARSWARQAVEADAVMELPFDEMREYFGQWGQGASAEDERHTRWPVGGADFRETMYGLSWIPSGVEYTTDLASPAREELRETLERMLRALDAPAPPVPPERASARERQLSG, from the coding sequence ATGTCCGACACGACCACCCGAGCCCTCTCGCTGCTCAACCTGCTCCAGACGCACCGGCATTGGCCGGGTTCCGAGCTGGCCGATCGGCTGGGCGTCACCGAGCGTACGGTGCGGCGCGACGTCGAGCGGCTGCGTGAGCTGGGCTACCGCATCGAGTCCATCCCGGGGGCTGCGGGCGGTTATCGCCTCGAGGCCGGCAGCGCCGTGCCGCCGTTGCTGCTCACCGATGAAGAGGCCGTGGCGATGGCCATCGGGCTGCGGGTGGCAGCATCCCAGCGGCTCGTGAGCGGCCCCGAGACGACCATCACCGCGCTCGCGAAGCTCGAGCAGGTGCTGCCCGCTCCCCTGCGGCGTCGCGTGGCCGCGCTGGCCGAGGCCGTGCAGCCCGCAGGACTCAACGTCGGCGCCGCCGTGTCGGGCGAGGTGCTCGGCGAGCTGGCGCTGGCCACCCGCGACCACGAGCGCGTGCGCTTCACGTACACCGCGGCGTCGGGCGAGGTCACGCACCGCCGCGTCGAGCCGCACGCCCTCGCGCCCGCCGACCGGCATTGGTACCTGCTGTGCTGGGACCTCGACAAGGACGACTGGCGCACCTTCCGCGTGGATCGACTGGCGGATGTCGCGCACACGCGCGTGCTCTTCGCCCCCAAGCCGCTCACCCCCGAGCAGGTCGAGGAATTCATCTTCGTGGCGCGCTCGTGGGCGCGGCAGGCGGTCGAGGCGGATGCGGTGATGGAGCTGCCGTTCGATGAGATGCGGGAGTACTTCGGCCAGTGGGGGCAGGGGGCGTCGGCTGAGGACGAGAGGCACACGCGGTGGCCGGTGGGTGGCGCGGACTTCCGCGAGACGATGTACGGTCTGTCGTGGATCCCGTCGGGGGTCGAGTACACGACGGACCTCGCCTCGCCGGCCCGGGAGGAGCTGCGCGAGACGCTGGAGCGGATGCTGCGCGCCCTCGACGCGCCGGCACCCCCTGTCCCGCCCGAACGGGCGTCGGCGCGGGAGCGCCAGCTGTCGGGGTGA
- a CDS encoding ATP-binding cassette domain-containing protein, translating to MANESIIQAQGLTKRFTVKGKTVEAVTDLAFEVARGELVAFLGPNGAGKSTSLRMLTTLIPPTSGTAGVVGFDILKQPAEVRARIGYVGQLTSGSFSQRARDELLSQGAFYGMSKSAARTRADELIESLDLTGFATRTVQQLSGGQKRRLDIALGLMHAPPLLFLDEPSTGLDPQSRANLWQHIIDLRAQYGTTVFLTTHYLEEADRYAERVMVMDRGRVIADDTAARLKSDLAGDVLTFGFGGETDAAAAVAVVQRLTEREVRREAASVVLTVPEGDALLPAAVRALDAAGLTVRTATGVPPTLDDVFVALTGRTLREAGEGEGEPEENTDAAAEASVTEQVNETTGAKR from the coding sequence ATGGCGAACGAATCGATCATCCAAGCGCAAGGGCTCACCAAGCGCTTCACCGTGAAAGGCAAGACCGTCGAGGCCGTCACCGACCTCGCGTTCGAGGTGGCGCGCGGCGAGCTCGTCGCATTCCTCGGACCCAACGGCGCGGGCAAATCGACCAGCCTGCGCATGCTCACGACGCTCATCCCGCCGACGTCGGGCACGGCCGGGGTCGTCGGGTTCGACATCCTGAAGCAGCCCGCCGAAGTCCGCGCGCGCATCGGCTACGTCGGCCAGCTCACGAGCGGCAGCTTCTCGCAGCGCGCCCGCGACGAACTGCTGAGCCAGGGCGCGTTCTACGGCATGTCGAAGTCCGCTGCCCGCACGCGGGCAGACGAGCTCATCGAGTCGCTCGACCTCACGGGCTTCGCGACCCGCACGGTGCAGCAGCTGTCGGGCGGGCAGAAGCGCCGGCTCGACATCGCGCTCGGGCTCATGCACGCGCCGCCGCTGCTGTTCCTCGACGAGCCGTCCACCGGACTCGATCCGCAGAGCCGCGCCAACCTCTGGCAGCACATCATCGACCTGCGGGCGCAGTACGGCACGACGGTCTTCCTCACGACGCACTACCTCGAGGAGGCCGACCGCTACGCCGAACGCGTCATGGTCATGGACCGCGGGCGGGTCATCGCGGACGACACCGCCGCGCGGCTGAAGTCGGACCTCGCCGGCGACGTGCTCACCTTCGGCTTCGGAGGCGAGACGGATGCTGCCGCCGCCGTCGCCGTGGTGCAGAGGCTCACCGAGCGCGAGGTGCGAAGGGAAGCCGCATCCGTCGTCCTCACGGTCCCGGAGGGCGATGCGCTGCTGCCCGCCGCGGTGCGCGCGCTCGACGCGGCCGGGCTCACGGTGCGGACCGCGACCGGCGTGCCGCCGACGCTCGACGACGTGTTCGTGGCGCTCACCGGACGCACGCTGCGCGAGGCCGGCGAGGGTGAGGGTGAACCGGAGGAGAACACGGATGCTGCGGCCGAGGCATCCGTCACCGAACAGGTGAACGAGACGACAGGAGCGAAGCGATGA
- a CDS encoding ABC transporter substrate-binding protein — protein MRISTRAGAVIASAALAALALASCSGGGSGGSGGGEATGDNKPEKLTVAAWMDFPPELLQSFEDEYGIEVVVNSFPDGASAQTVLRNGLSSNGAGLSDVHLIELDWWTEMMAVPEDWVELPEIPDRWVDWKVKQGSVDGVITGYGTDIGPLGIAYNEEMMAAAGVATDAESFGELIGGDAASWQSFLDAGRQYVAASDNYYIDSLSSAFQAAINLLPAAFEDADSGQPYELADNAQIEELFMMFAEAAEDGISAGIPIGHADWGAGFQNRQWASVVTPAWMAGIIAENADGVPGWRVSSTFPDGGGNWGGSFFAVPATGENTAWAVKLADYLTSPDAAVQWFHETGQFPSQLEAIASPDIAETENEFFGGQRLGQIYGDLAAGAGDAAAGGYRGENFAGIQTLVTDGIRQVESGSATAQEAWDSVVSEFDALGFDTAD, from the coding sequence ATGAGAATCAGCACACGAGCCGGCGCGGTCATCGCCTCTGCCGCGCTGGCGGCCCTCGCCCTCGCCTCCTGCAGCGGAGGCGGCTCCGGCGGCAGCGGCGGCGGTGAGGCGACAGGCGACAACAAGCCCGAGAAGCTCACCGTCGCGGCCTGGATGGACTTCCCGCCCGAGCTGCTGCAGTCCTTCGAGGACGAGTACGGCATCGAGGTCGTCGTGAACTCGTTCCCTGACGGGGCGTCCGCGCAGACCGTGCTGCGCAACGGGCTGTCGTCCAACGGCGCCGGGTTGTCGGACGTGCACCTGATCGAGCTGGACTGGTGGACCGAGATGATGGCCGTCCCCGAAGACTGGGTGGAGCTGCCCGAGATCCCCGATCGGTGGGTCGATTGGAAGGTGAAACAGGGATCCGTCGACGGCGTGATCACGGGATACGGCACCGACATCGGCCCGCTCGGCATCGCGTACAACGAGGAGATGATGGCCGCGGCGGGCGTCGCGACCGACGCCGAGTCGTTCGGCGAGCTCATCGGCGGCGACGCCGCATCGTGGCAGTCGTTCCTCGACGCCGGGCGTCAGTACGTCGCGGCGTCCGACAACTACTACATCGACTCCCTCTCCAGCGCGTTCCAGGCGGCGATCAACCTGCTTCCGGCCGCGTTCGAGGACGCCGACTCCGGTCAGCCGTATGAGCTGGCGGACAACGCGCAGATCGAAGAGCTCTTCATGATGTTCGCCGAGGCGGCGGAAGACGGCATCTCGGCAGGCATCCCGATCGGCCACGCGGACTGGGGCGCGGGCTTCCAGAACCGCCAGTGGGCGTCAGTGGTCACCCCCGCCTGGATGGCCGGCATCATCGCCGAGAACGCCGATGGCGTGCCCGGCTGGCGCGTTTCGAGCACCTTCCCCGACGGGGGAGGCAACTGGGGCGGCTCATTCTTCGCGGTCCCGGCCACGGGGGAGAACACCGCATGGGCGGTCAAGCTCGCCGACTACCTGACCTCTCCCGATGCCGCCGTGCAGTGGTTCCACGAGACGGGCCAGTTCCCCTCGCAGCTCGAGGCGATCGCCAGCCCTGACATCGCCGAGACCGAGAACGAGTTCTTCGGTGGCCAGCGCCTCGGCCAGATCTACGGCGACCTCGCGGCCGGCGCGGGGGATGCCGCGGCGGGAGGCTACCGCGGTGAGAACTTCGCGGGCATCCAGACCCTCGTCACCGACGGCATCCGCCAGGTCGAGTCAGGCAGTGCGACGGCCCAGGAAGCGTGGGACTCGGTCGTCAGCGAGTTCGACGCGCTCGGCTTCGACACGGCGGACTGA
- a CDS encoding diguanylate cyclase — MLGLASCGLIAVDRQSTILDANEQVLEWLGCDRDDVIGKPLESRLTLRMPLADAGGMRPTDATLHGVSGVVRPVVVGSFGEDECGVERIAVYDVSMRSSFTLGFQGAEAKTERGRQRLQILLNAAVGFGNVRSEVDAAELLVDVAQRAFAASAVSVHISGPDGLTQVAGVNPLAPHWPTDLQPAGTMTMLGGQVLIVRSPEDANFFMPGVGMSEIYRAGGVHAAIASPMRSHGDAVGSMVCFFDHPREFDEEAVPLAEALSNQAAQAIARIRLEHTLRRAAMHDEVTGLPNRRLIEEDVTRTLFPDYSALTVIFIDLDGFKAVNDMLGHAAGDALLREIGQRLRAVIREKDVLGRFGGDEFIAVAAVDSIAAAALADRIRAAIAEPYDELPPALTITASVGVVTVGNDGAPVMDQLIRAADHAMYEAKMAGGDRVAVAHHAFTPATPAIPAVPAR; from the coding sequence ATGCTAGGTCTCGCGAGCTGCGGGCTGATCGCCGTGGATCGGCAGTCGACGATTCTCGACGCGAACGAACAGGTCCTGGAGTGGTTGGGCTGCGACCGCGATGACGTCATCGGGAAGCCGCTGGAATCGCGCCTCACCCTGCGCATGCCGCTGGCGGACGCAGGCGGAATGCGCCCGACCGATGCCACCCTCCACGGCGTGTCAGGGGTCGTCCGCCCCGTGGTGGTCGGCTCGTTCGGCGAGGACGAGTGCGGCGTGGAGCGCATCGCCGTGTACGACGTATCGATGCGGTCGTCCTTCACTCTCGGATTCCAGGGCGCGGAGGCGAAGACGGAACGCGGCCGGCAGCGACTGCAGATCCTGCTCAACGCCGCGGTCGGATTCGGCAACGTGAGATCCGAGGTCGACGCGGCCGAGCTCCTCGTGGACGTGGCTCAGCGGGCGTTCGCCGCGAGTGCGGTGAGCGTGCATATCAGCGGTCCCGATGGGCTGACCCAGGTCGCCGGCGTGAACCCGCTCGCCCCTCATTGGCCGACGGACCTGCAGCCGGCCGGAACGATGACCATGCTCGGCGGCCAGGTGCTGATCGTTCGCTCCCCCGAAGACGCGAACTTCTTCATGCCCGGCGTCGGCATGAGCGAGATCTACCGAGCGGGTGGCGTGCACGCGGCAATCGCCTCGCCCATGCGATCCCACGGTGATGCGGTCGGTTCGATGGTGTGCTTCTTCGACCATCCGCGGGAGTTCGACGAAGAGGCCGTTCCGCTCGCCGAGGCGCTGTCCAATCAGGCAGCCCAGGCGATCGCGCGCATCCGCCTCGAACACACGCTGCGGCGCGCGGCCATGCATGACGAAGTGACCGGACTGCCGAACCGGCGATTGATAGAGGAAGACGTCACGCGCACGCTTTTCCCCGACTACTCGGCGCTGACGGTGATCTTCATCGACCTCGACGGCTTCAAGGCCGTGAACGACATGCTCGGTCACGCCGCCGGAGACGCGCTCCTCCGCGAGATCGGCCAGCGGCTGCGCGCCGTCATCCGTGAGAAGGACGTGCTCGGACGATTCGGCGGCGACGAATTCATCGCGGTCGCCGCGGTGGACAGCATCGCCGCCGCGGCGCTCGCCGACCGCATCCGCGCCGCGATCGCGGAGCCGTACGACGAGCTGCCCCCTGCGCTGACCATCACGGCCAGCGTGGGCGTGGTCACCGTCGGCAACGACGGCGCCCCGGTCATGGACCAGCTCATCCGCGCCGCGGACCACGCCATGTACGAGGCGAAGATGGCCGGCGGAGACCGCGTCGCCGTCGCCCACCACGCATTCACCCCCGCGACCCCCGCTATCCCCGCTGTTCCCGCTCGTTGA
- a CDS encoding glycoside hydrolase family 44 protein, whose product MSVDTSLALTIDGRASAEAPLPHVWSVCLGAGRANEALRADWQSHFREAVGSLGARYVRFHGLFHDDMFVYRASNGGGFGPPTPLTAPVYTFAYVDKVFDAILAAGARPFVELGFMPRELATQTETLFWWKAHCSPPTDMAAWVELVTATVEHWIERYGLDEVRTWPFEVWNEPNLVPHFWTGTRTEYFQLYEATARAIKAIDPSLKVGGPSSSVFVPDSRYDGEYHDKSVEAATAEATDPDALPWKPVWIHELIAYCAERELPLDFLSTHLYPTDYAFDTQGVGRSISRDRDATRSDLEVMRQVIARSPYPHAELHITEWSTSPSSRDNMHDTVYAATYIARAFLQCHSLADSISYWTFTDVFEEGGGGIGPFHGGFGFVNEQGIHKPTFHAMAMLNRLGDRIALQTEHGIITRTSEDAVAAVFFNYPDSMGSRSIGGATRYVQTHRLAGEGPDRHIAHTVTGLRPGDAYAVETLDLEHGNVAEAWHRLGEPLNLSPRQVADLAAIADDLDRRSLTVSADGVLEIDITLAPWAVMSIAPRNP is encoded by the coding sequence TTGTCCGTCGATACGTCGCTCGCTCTCACCATCGACGGCCGGGCCTCTGCCGAGGCGCCGTTGCCCCACGTGTGGAGCGTGTGCCTCGGAGCGGGTCGTGCCAACGAAGCACTGCGCGCGGACTGGCAGAGTCACTTCCGCGAGGCCGTCGGCTCGCTGGGAGCGCGCTACGTGCGGTTCCACGGGCTCTTCCACGACGACATGTTCGTGTACCGCGCATCCAACGGGGGCGGCTTCGGACCGCCGACGCCGCTCACGGCGCCCGTCTATACGTTCGCCTACGTCGACAAGGTCTTCGACGCCATCCTCGCCGCTGGAGCCCGCCCGTTCGTCGAGCTGGGCTTCATGCCCCGCGAGCTCGCGACGCAGACCGAGACGCTGTTCTGGTGGAAGGCGCACTGCAGCCCGCCCACCGACATGGCGGCGTGGGTCGAGCTCGTCACGGCGACCGTCGAGCACTGGATCGAACGGTACGGCCTCGACGAGGTGCGCACGTGGCCGTTCGAGGTCTGGAACGAACCGAACCTCGTGCCCCACTTCTGGACGGGCACGCGAACCGAGTACTTCCAGCTCTACGAGGCGACGGCCCGGGCGATCAAGGCGATCGATCCGAGCCTCAAGGTCGGCGGCCCTTCGTCATCGGTCTTCGTGCCCGACTCCCGTTACGACGGCGAGTACCACGACAAGTCCGTCGAAGCCGCGACGGCGGAGGCGACCGACCCCGACGCGCTGCCCTGGAAGCCGGTGTGGATCCACGAGCTCATCGCGTACTGCGCGGAACGAGAGCTCCCGCTGGACTTCCTCTCCACGCACCTCTACCCGACCGACTACGCATTCGACACCCAGGGCGTGGGCCGCTCGATCAGCCGAGACCGCGATGCGACGCGGAGCGACCTCGAGGTCATGCGCCAGGTGATCGCGCGGTCGCCCTACCCGCACGCCGAGCTGCACATCACCGAGTGGTCCACGTCGCCGTCCAGCCGCGACAACATGCACGACACCGTCTACGCGGCCACCTACATCGCCCGCGCGTTCCTGCAGTGTCACAGCCTTGCGGACTCGATCTCGTACTGGACGTTCACCGACGTCTTCGAGGAGGGTGGCGGCGGCATCGGCCCCTTCCACGGTGGGTTCGGCTTCGTCAACGAGCAGGGCATCCACAAGCCGACGTTCCACGCCATGGCGATGCTGAACCGGCTCGGCGACCGGATCGCGCTGCAGACGGAGCACGGCATCATCACCCGGACATCAGAGGATGCCGTCGCCGCCGTGTTCTTCAACTACCCGGACTCCATGGGCTCGCGGTCCATCGGCGGCGCCACCCGGTACGTGCAGACCCACCGGCTCGCCGGCGAAGGGCCGGACCGGCACATCGCGCACACCGTGACGGGACTCCGCCCCGGTGACGCCTACGCCGTCGAGACCCTGGACCTCGAGCACGGCAACGTGGCCGAGGCGTGGCATCGGCTGGGCGAGCCGCTCAATCTCAGCCCCCGGCAGGTCGCCGACCTCGCGGCGATCGCCGACGACCTCGACCGCCGATCGCTCACCGTGAGCGCCGACGGCGTGCTGGAGATCGACATCACCCTCGCACCCTGGGCCGTGATGTCGATCGCGCCACGCAACCCCTGA
- a CDS encoding ABC transporter permease produces the protein MSTQIETRPDTAVRANPARDVWNVLTRELKPVVRDPFTLIFSLVQPLVFLGLFAPLLVGSSGAPVGETLQWFVPGVLVMIVLFGTGATGSNLQYEMMTGSHERTLVAPLARSSLLVGRALKEIAPIVVQALIIVLIAWPFGFTINAPGLVIGLALLAVFGVGLGSLSYTLALKTKDREWLFWGVQQTLIFPLLILSGMLLPLDEGPAWMRAVSTVNPVNWVVQAERALFAGDLGAVEVLWGWVAAIVLAVVGLAVGIRAMRKSS, from the coding sequence ATGAGCACTCAGATCGAGACCCGGCCCGACACCGCGGTGCGGGCGAATCCTGCGCGTGACGTCTGGAACGTGCTGACCCGCGAGCTGAAGCCGGTGGTACGCGACCCGTTCACGCTGATCTTCAGCCTTGTGCAGCCCCTGGTTTTCCTCGGCCTCTTCGCACCGCTGCTGGTCGGGTCGTCGGGTGCGCCCGTAGGGGAGACCCTGCAATGGTTCGTGCCGGGCGTGCTCGTGATGATCGTGCTGTTCGGCACCGGCGCGACAGGGTCGAACCTGCAGTACGAGATGATGACCGGCTCGCACGAGCGCACGCTGGTGGCGCCGCTGGCGCGGTCGTCACTGCTGGTCGGCCGGGCGCTCAAGGAGATCGCGCCGATCGTCGTGCAGGCGCTCATCATCGTGCTCATCGCGTGGCCCTTCGGGTTCACGATCAACGCGCCGGGGCTCGTGATCGGGCTCGCCCTGCTCGCCGTCTTCGGCGTCGGCCTGGGGTCGCTGTCGTACACGCTCGCCCTCAAGACGAAGGACCGCGAGTGGCTGTTCTGGGGCGTGCAGCAGACGCTGATCTTCCCGCTGCTGATCCTGTCGGGCATGCTCCTGCCGCTGGACGAGGGGCCGGCGTGGATGCGCGCCGTGTCGACGGTGAACCCGGTGAACTGGGTCGTGCAGGCCGAGCGCGCGCTGTTCGCCGGCGATCTCGGCGCAGTCGAGGTGCTGTGGGGCTGGGTGGCCGCGATCGTGCTCGCGGTGGTCGGGCTGGCCGTCGGAATCCGGGCGATGCGAAAGAGCAGCTGA
- a CDS encoding sugar ABC transporter permease produces MALTSALPRTPRRIGWGQRLSRWDVKVSPYLYISPFFLLFAVFGIFPLLFNVVVALHDWHRRAGMGDFVGLDNFAWVLQQPLFWRSLENTISIFLLGGVPQLVLALIIAAILDQNLRARTFWRMSVLIPFVVMPVATSMIFGQVFGQFGILVPNLHALGLFTDSSSPFFQDRFLSHVAIGSMVVFRWTGYNALILLAAMQAVPRELYEAATVDGAGRARQFFSVTIPSIRPTLIFVILTMTIGGLEIFDEARLFDGGGTGGGQGGTDNQWTTVMLYLFNLGFGQWQDRLGQAAAVGWIFAFIILVISLLNFSLTRRISSTDAAPRRPRRRSRSASTAGQPGTPSVIAHEVADDAMEGAGR; encoded by the coding sequence ATGGCTCTCACTTCAGCGCTGCCGCGCACCCCGCGGCGCATCGGCTGGGGGCAGCGGCTCTCGCGCTGGGACGTCAAGGTCTCGCCGTACCTCTACATCTCGCCTTTCTTCCTGCTTTTCGCGGTGTTCGGCATCTTCCCGCTGCTGTTCAACGTCGTCGTCGCCCTCCACGACTGGCATCGGCGTGCGGGCATGGGCGACTTCGTCGGGCTCGACAACTTCGCCTGGGTGCTGCAGCAGCCGCTCTTCTGGCGTTCGCTCGAGAACACCATCTCGATCTTCCTGCTGGGCGGCGTCCCGCAGCTGGTCCTGGCCCTGATCATCGCGGCCATCCTCGACCAGAATCTTCGCGCCCGGACGTTCTGGCGCATGAGCGTTCTCATCCCCTTCGTCGTCATGCCGGTGGCGACGTCGATGATCTTCGGCCAGGTGTTCGGCCAGTTCGGGATCCTGGTGCCGAACCTCCACGCCCTGGGCCTGTTCACCGACAGCAGTTCGCCGTTCTTCCAGGACCGGTTCCTCTCGCACGTCGCGATCGGCTCGATGGTGGTGTTCCGCTGGACCGGCTACAACGCCCTCATCCTGCTCGCAGCCATGCAGGCGGTGCCGCGCGAGCTGTACGAGGCTGCAACCGTCGACGGCGCGGGTCGGGCACGGCAGTTCTTCTCGGTGACGATCCCGAGCATCCGTCCGACGCTGATCTTCGTCATCCTCACGATGACCATCGGCGGCCTGGAGATCTTCGACGAGGCGCGCCTGTTCGACGGCGGCGGCACGGGCGGCGGTCAGGGCGGCACCGACAACCAGTGGACGACCGTGATGCTGTACCTCTTCAACCTCGGCTTCGGTCAATGGCAGGACCGGCTGGGTCAGGCGGCGGCGGTCGGGTGGATCTTCGCGTTCATCATCCTGGTGATCTCGCTGCTGAACTTCTCCCTCACCCGGCGGATCTCCTCGACGGATGCTGCGCCCCGCCGTCCGCGCCGGCGCAGCCGGTCCGCTTCCACCGCGGGGCAGCCGGGCACGCCGTCCGTGATCGCACACGAAGTCGCGGATGACGCGATGGAAGGAGCAGGCCGATGA
- a CDS encoding LacI family DNA-binding transcriptional regulator, whose amino-acid sequence MKRPTPQRATLADVATAVGVSRATVSKALNGRGDISDETRERVLAVVAELGYRSTTDPTPSPGRRSIAVVFDIPASPYIVGVLQGVLAATTEAGVDLLTRLAPDRSSRTQRAVAREWVAQQQASGVVGIIGLTLARPDGILEASSSAGLPFVMVDPVDAHHRQMVSVGSSNWAGARTAAEHLIGLGHRRIAWIGGPEVSDAARDRLYGYQAALDASGVEIDPSLIRAGQFAIATGAEFARELLTSPEPPTAIMAAGDEIAVGVLAIAHELGVSVPRSLSVMGFDDTPQAAWTSPPLTTVHQHLEGMGAMAVQTILVMADGHQPSSRHVELATSLMVRNSTGPVPAQ is encoded by the coding sequence GTGAAGCGTCCAACACCGCAGCGGGCCACGCTCGCAGACGTGGCGACGGCGGTCGGCGTCTCGCGCGCCACCGTGTCGAAGGCCCTCAACGGGCGGGGTGACATCTCCGACGAGACGAGGGAGCGGGTTCTCGCGGTCGTCGCTGAGCTCGGCTACCGCTCGACGACGGACCCGACTCCGTCGCCCGGCCGACGCTCGATCGCCGTCGTCTTCGACATCCCCGCGTCGCCGTACATCGTGGGCGTGCTCCAGGGCGTCCTCGCAGCCACGACCGAGGCCGGCGTCGATCTGCTCACGCGGTTGGCCCCGGACCGCTCGTCGCGCACCCAGCGCGCCGTCGCCCGCGAATGGGTCGCGCAGCAGCAGGCGTCGGGGGTCGTCGGCATCATCGGCCTGACGCTCGCGCGCCCCGACGGAATCCTCGAAGCCTCGAGCAGCGCGGGCCTGCCGTTCGTCATGGTCGACCCGGTCGACGCCCACCATCGCCAGATGGTGAGCGTCGGGTCGAGCAACTGGGCGGGAGCGCGCACGGCAGCCGAGCACCTGATCGGGCTCGGTCACCGTCGAATCGCCTGGATCGGCGGCCCCGAGGTGTCCGATGCCGCACGCGACCGGCTCTACGGCTATCAGGCAGCCCTGGACGCTTCAGGGGTCGAGATCGACCCGTCGCTGATCCGTGCCGGGCAGTTCGCCATCGCGACCGGAGCGGAGTTCGCGCGCGAGCTGCTCACGTCCCCAGAGCCCCCGACGGCGATCATGGCCGCCGGCGACGAGATCGCGGTAGGTGTGCTGGCGATCGCTCACGAACTCGGCGTCTCGGTGCCGCGGAGTCTCAGCGTGATGGGCTTCGACGACACACCGCAGGCGGCGTGGACCTCCCCACCGCTGACCACCGTGCACCAACATCTCGAGGGCATGGGAGCGATGGCCGTACAGACGATCCTCGTGATGGCGGACGGGCACCAGCCTTCGTCGCGTCACGTCGAGCTTGCGACCTCGCTCATGGTGCGCAACAGCACCGGGCCCGTACCCGCGCAGTGA
- a CDS encoding helix-turn-helix domain-containing protein, whose product MANETPALTLGQALREYLEARNAALVTARASLGISDIDARALLFVVGNPGTRPTALREYLGITSAGVTTLIDRLVSRSLVRRDVDPSDRRVNRITATIDIAVDPWSLLNRFDDDFDVAVGAADQTKVSDSAALLEALTAATVGARR is encoded by the coding sequence ATGGCGAACGAGACACCGGCGCTGACCCTCGGGCAAGCGCTGCGCGAGTACCTCGAGGCGCGCAACGCCGCTCTGGTGACGGCGCGCGCCAGCCTCGGGATCAGCGACATCGACGCGCGCGCCCTCTTGTTCGTGGTCGGCAACCCCGGAACACGGCCGACGGCGCTGCGTGAATACCTCGGGATCACGTCGGCCGGTGTGACGACGCTGATCGATCGGCTCGTCAGCCGCTCCCTCGTGCGGCGTGATGTCGACCCCTCCGACAGGCGCGTCAACCGCATCACGGCGACGATCGACATCGCCGTCGATCCCTGGTCGCTACTCAACCGGTTCGACGACGACTTCGACGTCGCGGTCGGTGCTGCCGATCAGACGAAGGTCAGCGACTCCGCCGCCCTGCTCGAGGCGTTGACCGCCGCCACGGTCGGCGCGCGGCGCTGA
- a CDS encoding carbohydrate ABC transporter permease: MNTALIENTAGRGAARYAARRAARGRPIASHAPSGRRPGLVTYGILALVFLLSVFPLYAAAMYGSSTTTEITRAVGNLPRWLPTVRLWENFGQVFASEQFSIWLAFGNSLLVAVAVSASVVFFSTLAGFSFAKLRFPGRQALYVAVLVTLIIPAQVGTIPLFVMMNDFGWIDSVLALIVPGLVGAFGVFWMTQYLQEALPYELIEAARVDGASMFRTFWSIAMPAARPAAATLALFTFIGSWNSFFWPSVVMRSQLTMPLVVPQLRGAFTSDTGLVMAGVFLVALPLLLVLVLAGRHLVAGVMAGAVKG; the protein is encoded by the coding sequence ATGAACACGGCACTCATCGAGAACACCGCCGGCCGAGGGGCCGCGAGGTACGCGGCCAGGCGTGCGGCGCGCGGCCGGCCGATCGCCTCGCATGCTCCCTCGGGCCGGCGTCCGGGGCTCGTCACCTACGGCATCCTGGCCCTGGTCTTCCTCCTGTCTGTCTTCCCTCTCTATGCCGCGGCGATGTACGGCTCATCCACGACGACCGAGATCACCAGGGCCGTCGGCAATCTCCCGCGATGGCTTCCGACGGTCCGGCTGTGGGAGAACTTCGGCCAGGTCTTCGCATCGGAGCAGTTCAGCATCTGGCTCGCCTTCGGCAACTCGTTGCTCGTCGCGGTCGCGGTGAGCGCCTCCGTCGTGTTCTTCTCCACGCTCGCCGGCTTCAGCTTCGCGAAGCTGCGGTTCCCGGGCCGGCAGGCTCTCTATGTCGCGGTCCTCGTCACCCTGATCATCCCGGCACAGGTCGGCACGATCCCGCTGTTCGTGATGATGAACGACTTCGGCTGGATCGATTCGGTGCTGGCGCTGATCGTGCCCGGTCTCGTGGGCGCCTTCGGCGTGTTCTGGATGACGCAGTACCTGCAGGAAGCGCTGCCGTACGAGCTCATCGAGGCCGCACGCGTCGACGGCGCTTCGATGTTCCGCACGTTCTGGTCCATCGCGATGCCCGCCGCCCGGCCCGCGGCGGCTACCCTCGCCCTGTTCACCTTCATCGGCTCGTGGAACAGCTTCTTCTGGCCGTCGGTGGTGATGCGCTCCCAGCTGACGATGCCGCTCGTCGTTCCGCAGCTGCGCGGCGCGTTCACGTCGGACACCGGGCTCGTCATGGCCGGCGTCTTCCTGGTCGCCCTGCCCCTGCTCCTGGTCCTCGTGCTCGCGGGTAGGCATCTCGTGGCCGGTGTCATGGCGGGAGCCGTCAAGGGCTGA